A window from Planctomycetota bacterium encodes these proteins:
- a CDS encoding dehydrogenase: MQRFARICLTMVLLASCLVSVARADRPLTLLFLGDQGHHQPAARARQLIPVLLHRGIQIEYTENVDDLNDETLAPYDGLILYANIDAITPSQEAALLRFVESGKGFVPIHCASYCFRNSEAFVKLVGAQFKSHGTGVFRTHIVAPDHSIMRGYESFESWDESYVHDKHNEAGRTVLEMRENEPYTWVRQQGKGRVFYTAWGHDERTWSNPGFQDLIERGIRWACGADDVVAAMKAAKTLDPFEYVKQDVAYYPPAGTPEDKKKWERMQKPLSPAESMKHMVVPGGFHVELFASEPDVKKPICMAWDERGRLWVVETLDYPNDIRPAGEGRDRITICEDTDHDGKADKFTVFADHLNIPTSLTFANGGVIVHQAPDTLFLRDTNGDDRADERRVLFTGWSKGDTHAGPSNLQYGFDNWIWGMQGYAGFNGDIGSERHEFRMGFYRFKPDGSKLEFIRSTNNNTWGLGFSEEGVIFGSTANNNPSVYMPIPNRYYDAVKDLKPKTLGGIADSARFLPITDKVRQVDVWGGYTAGAGHALYTARAFPQSFWNRAAFVNGPTGKLTGVFLIDRDGADYHSRNPFNLISSDDEWTAPICAEVGPDGAVWVIDWYNYIVQHNPTPKGYSTGPGNAYETDLRDKRHGRIYRVVYDHAPAYKPIDLHNASPDQLVATLRNDNLFWRRQAQRLLVERGKRDVVPALIDLVSSTDVDALGLNVGAIHALWTLDGLHALDGSDASALAAATAALRHPSAGVRRNAVQVLPHTPATIDAILAAKLLNDDDGQVRLMTLLALADAPASDAAGRAIFAMISEPRNGKDHWMREAATIAAVHHASGFLAAASNDASLKPADAADAVNLITNPSFEEVDAGKPVGWTPRTYTGQAQHALVEGGHTGKYALHIQSAGDGADTSWFTTVKLKPHTRYRLTGWVKTRDINNVANGLGVLFNIHELQSYKTNALKATNDWQPLQVDFDSENRSEVTINCLFGGWGRSVGEAWYDDLSVTELGPAMGSDLAGIVRMVRDQTGGPVADTTAKIDADTTVLELGTLENLMKYDKGVLSVRAGAKVRLIFTNNDHMQHNFLLIKPGTLEAVGAEADKMAADPKGLEKSYIPVSHDVIASMPLVDPGAKAVVDFVAPTEPGRYPYVCTFPGHWRIMQGVLIVKPTK, translated from the coding sequence ATGCAACGATTCGCCCGCATCTGTCTGACGATGGTTCTGCTCGCCTCGTGCCTCGTGAGCGTGGCCCGAGCGGACCGGCCTCTCACGCTTCTGTTCCTCGGCGATCAGGGTCATCACCAGCCCGCCGCCCGCGCCCGGCAGCTCATCCCCGTCCTGCTTCACCGCGGCATCCAGATCGAATACACCGAGAACGTCGACGACCTGAACGACGAAACGCTCGCGCCTTATGACGGGCTGATCCTTTACGCCAACATCGACGCGATCACGCCGTCGCAGGAAGCGGCGCTGCTCCGCTTTGTTGAGTCGGGCAAGGGCTTCGTTCCGATTCACTGCGCTTCGTATTGCTTCCGCAACTCCGAGGCGTTCGTCAAGCTTGTCGGCGCGCAATTCAAATCGCACGGCACCGGCGTCTTCCGCACGCACATCGTCGCGCCGGATCATTCGATCATGCGCGGCTATGAGAGCTTTGAAAGCTGGGACGAGTCGTACGTGCACGACAAGCACAACGAGGCGGGGCGGACCGTGCTGGAGATGCGCGAGAACGAACCGTACACATGGGTGCGCCAGCAGGGCAAAGGCCGGGTGTTTTACACGGCCTGGGGCCACGACGAGCGCACGTGGAGCAATCCGGGATTCCAGGATTTGATCGAGCGGGGGATTCGATGGGCCTGCGGCGCGGACGATGTAGTCGCCGCGATGAAGGCGGCGAAGACGCTCGATCCGTTTGAATATGTGAAGCAGGACGTGGCGTACTATCCGCCGGCCGGGACGCCGGAAGATAAGAAGAAGTGGGAGCGGATGCAGAAGCCGCTTTCGCCGGCCGAGTCGATGAAACACATGGTCGTGCCGGGCGGGTTTCACGTGGAGTTGTTCGCTTCCGAGCCGGATGTGAAGAAGCCGATCTGCATGGCGTGGGACGAGCGCGGGCGGCTCTGGGTCGTCGAGACGCTCGACTACCCCAATGATATTCGCCCCGCCGGTGAAGGCCGCGACCGCATCACGATTTGTGAAGACACCGACCACGACGGCAAGGCGGACAAGTTCACGGTCTTCGCCGATCACCTGAACATTCCGACGAGTCTGACTTTTGCCAACGGCGGCGTCATCGTGCATCAGGCGCCCGATACGCTTTTCCTCAGGGACACGAACGGCGACGACCGGGCGGACGAACGCCGCGTGCTTTTCACCGGTTGGAGCAAGGGCGACACGCACGCCGGTCCGAGCAACTTGCAGTACGGATTCGACAACTGGATCTGGGGCATGCAGGGTTACGCCGGGTTCAACGGCGACATCGGCTCCGAGCGTCATGAATTCCGCATGGGCTTCTACCGCTTCAAGCCCGACGGATCGAAGCTCGAATTCATTCGCTCGACCAACAACAACACATGGGGCCTGGGCTTCTCCGAAGAAGGCGTCATCTTCGGCTCGACCGCCAACAATAATCCTTCCGTTTACATGCCCATCCCCAACCGTTACTACGACGCGGTGAAGGACCTCAAGCCCAAAACGCTCGGCGGCATCGCTGACTCGGCCCGCTTTCTGCCCATCACCGACAAAGTCCGGCAGGTCGATGTCTGGGGCGGCTACACCGCCGGCGCCGGTCACGCCCTCTACACCGCCCGCGCGTTTCCCCAATCCTTCTGGAACCGCGCCGCGTTCGTGAACGGCCCCACCGGCAAACTCACCGGCGTCTTCCTCATCGATCGCGACGGGGCCGACTACCACAGCCGAAATCCCTTCAATCTCATCAGCTCCGATGATGAATGGACCGCGCCGATCTGTGCGGAAGTCGGGCCCGACGGCGCCGTCTGGGTCATCGACTGGTACAACTACATCGTGCAGCACAATCCGACGCCCAAGGGTTACAGCACCGGCCCGGGCAACGCCTACGAAACCGATCTGCGTGACAAGCGACACGGCCGCATCTATCGCGTCGTCTATGACCACGCTCCTGCGTACAAACCCATCGACCTGCACAACGCTTCGCCCGATCAGCTTGTCGCGACCTTGCGGAACGACAATCTGTTCTGGCGGCGGCAGGCGCAGCGGCTGCTCGTCGAGCGCGGCAAGCGCGATGTCGTGCCGGCGCTGATCGATCTGGTGAGCAGCACCGATGTCGACGCACTGGGCCTCAACGTCGGCGCGATTCATGCGCTCTGGACGCTCGACGGGCTTCATGCCCTCGACGGTTCCGACGCCTCCGCTCTCGCGGCGGCGACGGCGGCGCTGCGTCATCCTTCCGCCGGCGTGCGACGAAACGCCGTGCAGGTCCTCCCGCACACTCCGGCGACGATCGATGCGATTCTCGCGGCGAAACTGCTCAATGACGACGACGGACAGGTGCGGCTCATGACGCTGTTGGCGCTTGCCGATGCGCCGGCTTCGGATGCGGCGGGGCGTGCGATCTTCGCCATGATCAGCGAGCCCCGCAATGGCAAGGATCACTGGATGCGCGAAGCGGCGACGATCGCCGCCGTGCATCACGCCTCCGGCTTCCTCGCCGCGGCGTCGAACGATGCGTCGCTCAAACCCGCTGATGCCGCCGACGCCGTGAACCTCATCACCAATCCCTCCTTCGAAGAAGTCGACGCCGGCAAGCCCGTCGGATGGACCCCGCGCACCTACACCGGCCAAGCCCAGCACGCGCTCGTCGAAGGCGGGCACACCGGCAAGTACGCCCTGCATATTCAGTCAGCCGGCGACGGCGCCGACACAAGCTGGTTCACCACCGTCAAACTCAAGCCGCATACGCGCTATCGGCTGACCGGCTGGGTCAAGACCAGGGACATCAACAACGTCGCCAACGGACTCGGCGTCCTGTTCAACATTCACGAACTCCAGTCCTACAAGACGAACGCGCTGAAGGCGACGAACGACTGGCAGCCGCTTCAGGTCGACTTCGACAGCGAGAACCGCAGCGAGGTGACGATCAATTGCCTGTTCGGCGGCTGGGGCCGGTCCGTCGGCGAGGCGTGGTACGACGATCTGTCGGTCACCGAACTGGGCCCGGCGATGGGGAGCGATCTGGCGGGCATCGTGCGGATGGTGCGCGATCAGACGGGCGGGCCTGTCGCCGACACGACGGCGAAGATCGATGCGGATACGACCGTGCTCGAACTGGGCACGCTCGAGAATCTGATGAAGTACGACAAGGGCGTATTGAGCGTCCGCGCCGGCGCGAAGGTCCGGCTGATCTTCACCAACAACGACCACATGCAGCACAACTTCCTGCTCATCAAACCCGGCACATTGGAGGCCGTCGGCGCGGAGGCGGACAAGATGGCGGCCGATCCGAAAGGCCTTGAAAAGAGCTACATTCCGGTGTCGCACGATGTGATCGCGTCGATGCCGCTGGTCGATCCGGGGGCGAAGGCGGTGGTCGATTTCGTCGCGCCGACGGAGCCGGGGCGCTATCCGTATGTCTGTACTTTCCCCGGTCACTGGCGCATCATGCAGGGCGTGTTGATTGTCAAACCGACGAAATAG
- the phoU gene encoding phosphate signaling complex protein PhoU → MSIHLQRQIEKLKGMIRALSTAAEDAVDKAIMAVENRDAASAREVIEQDRKINEMEIDIEEECLHTLALHQPVAFDLRYVVAVLKINNELERIGDHAVGIAEQAVFLASEATIDSVPFNLTGMTVRVRQMLDQALEALINVDTNLAEFVRKSDDEVDAIHRQMYEQVEAAIRVHPEQVAQLVNLMNISRQLERIADLTVNIAEDVIYMARGDIARHHRI, encoded by the coding sequence GTGAGCATTCATTTGCAGCGTCAGATCGAGAAACTCAAGGGGATGATCCGCGCCCTGAGCACGGCGGCGGAGGACGCCGTCGACAAGGCCATCATGGCCGTCGAAAACCGCGACGCCGCCTCCGCCCGCGAGGTGATCGAGCAGGACCGCAAGATCAACGAGATGGAGATCGACATCGAGGAGGAGTGCCTGCACACGCTGGCGCTGCACCAGCCGGTGGCGTTCGATCTGCGTTACGTCGTGGCGGTGCTCAAGATCAACAACGAGCTGGAGCGCATCGGCGACCACGCGGTGGGCATCGCCGAGCAGGCGGTGTTTCTCGCCAGCGAAGCGACGATCGATTCGGTGCCGTTCAATCTGACGGGCATGACGGTGCGGGTGCGCCAGATGCTCGATCAGGCGCTGGAGGCGCTGATCAATGTGGACACGAACCTGGCGGAGTTCGTGCGCAAGTCCGATGACGAGGTTGATGCGATCCACCGCCAGATGTACGAACAGGTCGAGGCGGCGATCCGCGTGCATCCCGAGCAGGTCGCGCAGCTCGTCAATCTCATGAACATCTCGCGCCAGCTTGAGCGTATCGCCGATTTGACGGTCAACATCGCCGAGGACGTGATCTACATGGCCCGCGGCGACATCGCCCGCCATCACCGCATCTGA
- a CDS encoding PAS domain-containing protein, producing MLADATGGTGSVGSPFAWILIVLLAVGLAVCVMLLRRRRHEAALIRHQHDQAMLEVQARRNELEATLSSMLDGVLTVDPEQHLMSLNAAAGRLLGVEPDQVVGRSVEEVITSDPLRQFIVDALAADEPIKRDIALATGEMSGAAFQAQATVLTDRNDERIGSLIALHDVTQLRRLEVMRRDFVANVSHEIKTPVTAIKAAAETLLDSDEHDPDIYHQFLSVIIRQADRLQAILEDLLSLARIEQESEQQRLVVEPVRVATVLARAVETCGARAQARKATIEVACPDYVVIPVNASLLEQAVVNLIDNAIKYGPEGGRIRVVGQRIGEHVVVSVQDFGQGIAAEHLPRIFERFYRTDRARSRELGGTGLGLAIVKHIAQAHGGRVSVESKPGQGSTFRIHLSTY from the coding sequence ATGCTGGCTGATGCAACGGGCGGGACCGGTTCCGTCGGGTCTCCGTTCGCGTGGATACTGATCGTGCTGCTCGCCGTCGGGCTGGCGGTCTGTGTCATGCTGCTGCGCCGCCGCAGGCACGAAGCGGCATTGATCCGCCACCAGCACGATCAGGCCATGCTCGAAGTGCAGGCCCGGCGCAACGAACTGGAGGCCACGCTCAGCAGCATGCTCGACGGCGTGCTGACGGTCGATCCAGAGCAGCACTTGATGAGTCTCAACGCCGCCGCCGGCCGGCTGCTCGGCGTCGAACCCGATCAGGTCGTCGGCCGCAGTGTTGAAGAAGTCATCACCTCCGACCCCCTTCGCCAGTTCATCGTCGACGCCCTCGCCGCCGACGAACCCATCAAGCGCGACATCGCTCTGGCGACGGGCGAAATGTCCGGCGCGGCCTTCCAGGCGCAGGCCACCGTGCTCACCGACCGCAATGACGAGCGGATCGGATCGCTGATCGCGCTGCACGACGTGACGCAGCTTCGGCGGCTGGAAGTCATGCGCCGAGACTTTGTCGCCAACGTGTCGCACGAAATCAAGACGCCGGTCACGGCCATCAAGGCGGCGGCGGAGACATTGCTCGACTCCGACGAGCACGACCCGGACATCTACCATCAGTTTCTAAGCGTCATCATCCGCCAGGCCGATCGGCTTCAGGCGATTCTCGAAGACCTGCTCAGCTTGGCGCGTATCGAACAGGAAAGCGAGCAGCAGCGTTTGGTCGTCGAGCCGGTGCGCGTGGCGACGGTGCTCGCGCGGGCGGTGGAGACGTGCGGCGCCCGCGCTCAGGCGCGCAAGGCGACGATCGAAGTGGCGTGCCCGGATTATGTGGTCATCCCGGTCAATGCGTCGCTGCTCGAGCAGGCGGTGGTGAACCTCATCGACAACGCCATCAAGTACGGCCCGGAAGGCGGGCGCATCCGCGTCGTCGGTCAACGCATCGGCGAACATGTCGTCGTGAGCGTGCAGGACTTCGGGCAGGGGATCGCGGCGGAGCATTTGCCCCGTATTTTCGAGCGTTTTTACCGCACGGATCGCGCCCGGAGCCGCGAACTGGGCGGCACCGGTCTGGGCCTGGCGATCGTCAAGCACATCGCGCAGGCACACGGCGGGCGGGTTAGTGTAGAATCCAAGCCCGGACAGGGCAGCACATTCCGCATTCACCTGTCGACCTACTGA
- a CDS encoding response regulator — MTQSDAPGRGRVLVVEDEADLQELLQYNLARDGFSVSTAGRGELALQSVAQDPPDLVLLDLMLPGMDGLEVCRSLKSDPATASIPVVMLTAKGEEADVVVGLEMGADDYITKPFSPRVLIARIKAVLRRPAGNDAANPDGDQPAIRVGRLRISPARHEVHVDDKPVDLTATEFRILHLMARRVGRVFTRQQILDALHEGFAAVTDRSVDVQIVALRRKLGDAGSYIRTVRGVGYRVNEEE, encoded by the coding sequence ATGACGCAATCCGATGCACCCGGCCGCGGGCGCGTGCTTGTGGTCGAAGATGAGGCGGACTTGCAGGAGCTGCTTCAGTACAACCTCGCGCGGGACGGTTTCTCCGTGTCGACGGCGGGGCGGGGGGAGCTGGCGCTTCAGAGCGTCGCGCAGGATCCGCCGGACCTGGTGCTGCTCGATCTGATGTTGCCGGGGATGGATGGATTGGAAGTCTGCCGCTCGCTCAAGAGCGATCCGGCCACGGCTTCGATTCCCGTCGTGATGCTCACCGCCAAGGGCGAGGAAGCCGACGTCGTCGTCGGGCTGGAGATGGGGGCGGACGATTACATCACCAAGCCGTTCAGTCCGCGCGTGCTCATCGCCCGGATCAAAGCGGTGCTGCGTCGGCCGGCGGGCAATGACGCCGCCAATCCCGATGGCGATCAGCCGGCGATTCGCGTCGGGCGGCTACGCATTTCGCCCGCCCGTCACGAAGTGCATGTCGATGACAAACCCGTCGATCTGACGGCGACCGAGTTCCGCATTCTTCATCTCATGGCCCGCCGGGTCGGCCGCGTGTTCACCCGCCAGCAGATTCTCGATGCGCTGCACGAAGGTTTTGCCGCCGTGACCGACCGGTCGGTGGACGTGCAGATCGTGGCGCTGCGTCGCAAGCTCGGCGACGCCGGCTCGTACATCCGCACCGTTCGTGGTGTAGGATATCGGGTCAACGAAGAGGAATAA
- the der gene encoding ribosome biogenesis GTPase Der encodes MSLPKVAIVGRPNVGKSSLMNMLSGRRVSIVDPTAGVTRDRVSYEMEIPPAERGGKPRYCELVDTGGYGVYSGDDELCVLTNDIEAQIAFAVQEAAVILFIVDAQTGVTPLDEQVAQLLRRKAGDMGRIVLVANKVDAESFAAGAMEATAFGFGEPMLISATTGLGKYKLLNLLADRLDYTADMAPTKSEMLLAIVGKRNAGKSTLVNAFAGSERVIASELAGTTRDSVDVRFDMDGRTFTAIDTAGVRKRKSLEDDIEYYSLHRALRSIRRADVVILLLDATVPVSAVDKKLSNEINEHFKPCIVVVNKWDLVPEAKQKEYVEYLHDALRGLDFTPTHFVSAKNKQGLTAVMKTALDLNQQAQQRITTGQLNAMIKGILEQRGPSSKLGTQAKVYYVTMPAVQPPTIAMFVNNPDLFDASYQRYMLNNIRKVAPFAQVPIKLLFRPRRQTDREVVAES; translated from the coding sequence ATGTCATTACCGAAAGTCGCCATCGTGGGTCGGCCCAATGTGGGCAAGAGCAGTCTGATGAATATGCTCTCAGGTCGTCGCGTGAGCATCGTCGATCCGACGGCGGGCGTGACGCGCGATCGGGTGAGCTACGAGATGGAGATTCCGCCGGCGGAGCGGGGGGGCAAACCGCGATACTGCGAGCTGGTCGATACGGGCGGGTACGGCGTGTACAGCGGGGATGATGAACTGTGCGTACTCACGAACGACATCGAAGCGCAGATCGCCTTCGCCGTGCAGGAGGCGGCGGTGATTCTGTTCATCGTCGATGCCCAGACGGGTGTCACGCCGCTCGATGAACAGGTCGCGCAATTGCTTCGCCGCAAGGCGGGGGACATGGGGCGGATCGTGCTCGTCGCCAACAAGGTCGACGCCGAGAGCTTCGCCGCCGGTGCGATGGAGGCGACGGCCTTCGGGTTCGGCGAGCCGATGCTCATTTCCGCCACGACGGGCCTGGGCAAGTACAAGCTGCTGAACCTGCTGGCCGACCGGCTCGACTACACCGCCGACATGGCCCCGACGAAAAGCGAGATGCTGCTCGCCATCGTCGGCAAGCGCAACGCCGGCAAGAGCACGCTCGTCAACGCCTTCGCCGGCTCGGAGCGTGTCATCGCCTCCGAACTCGCCGGCACGACGCGCGACAGCGTCGACGTGCGTTTCGACATGGACGGGCGCACGTTCACCGCCATCGACACCGCCGGCGTCCGCAAGCGCAAGAGTCTTGAAGACGACATCGAGTATTACAGTCTGCACCGCGCCCTGCGGTCGATCCGCCGGGCGGATGTGGTGATTCTGCTGCTGGATGCGACGGTGCCGGTCAGCGCGGTGGACAAGAAGCTTTCCAACGAGATCAATGAGCACTTCAAGCCGTGCATTGTCGTGGTCAACAAGTGGGACCTGGTGCCCGAGGCCAAGCAGAAGGAATACGTCGAATATCTGCACGATGCGCTGCGCGGCCTGGACTTCACGCCGACGCATTTCGTCTCCGCAAAGAACAAGCAGGGGCTGACCGCCGTGATGAAAACCGCGCTGGACCTCAATCAGCAGGCCCAGCAGCGCATCACCACCGGCCAGCTCAACGCCATGATCAAGGGCATCCTCGAACAGCGCGGCCCCAGCTCCAAGCTCGGCACGCAGGCCAAGGTCTATTACGTGACCATGCCCGCCGTCCAGCCCCCGACGATCGCCATGTTCGTCAACAACCCCGACCTGTTCGACGCCTCGTACCAGCGCTACATGCTCAACAACATCCGCAAAGTCGCCCCCTTCGCGCAGGTGCCGATCAAACTCCTGTTCCGCCCCCGCCGCCAGACCGACCGCGAAGTCGTCGCCGAGAGTTGA
- the tsaB gene encoding tRNA (adenosine(37)-N6)-threonylcarbamoyltransferase complex dimerization subunit type 1 TsaB: MNQGDYNLSIETSGRHGGVALGRGDELIEAVDLPEQRRHAVALLPTIDALCGRHGVTPGSIGEIHVSVGPGSFTGLRIGITTAKTMAHVTGAKLVAVPTLDVVVENAPADRKTVAVCLAAKRGQCFTGVYDRRGDRWERRIEPSLLTPGELVEQVPGELAVIGDHLPEFDWPSGVECLPPALARPRGAVVWRLGRALAKAGRFVEPLALAPLYIRLPEAEEVYQARHGS, translated from the coding sequence ATGAACCAAGGCGATTATAACCTATCGATCGAAACGTCCGGGCGGCACGGGGGGGTGGCGCTGGGGCGGGGGGATGAGCTGATCGAAGCGGTCGATCTGCCGGAGCAGCGGCGGCATGCGGTGGCGCTGTTGCCGACGATTGATGCGCTGTGCGGGCGGCATGGGGTGACCCCCGGAAGCATCGGCGAGATTCATGTGTCGGTCGGGCCGGGGTCGTTTACGGGGCTTCGCATCGGGATCACGACGGCCAAGACGATGGCGCATGTCACAGGCGCGAAGCTCGTCGCGGTGCCGACGCTCGATGTCGTCGTCGAGAACGCTCCGGCGGATCGCAAGACGGTCGCGGTGTGTCTGGCGGCGAAGCGCGGGCAGTGTTTTACGGGGGTGTACGATCGGCGGGGCGATCGGTGGGAGCGGCGCATCGAGCCGAGTCTGCTCACGCCGGGGGAGTTGGTGGAGCAGGTGCCGGGCGAACTGGCGGTGATCGGGGATCATTTGCCGGAATTCGACTGGCCGAGCGGCGTAGAATGTCTGCCTCCGGCGTTGGCCCGGCCGCGTGGTGCGGTGGTGTGGCGGCTGGGGCGGGCGCTGGCGAAAGCCGGCCGATTCGTCGAGCCGCTGGCGCTGGCGCCGCTCTACATTCGCCTGCCCGAAGCGGAAGAGGTCTATCAGGCCAGACACGGAAGCTGA
- a CDS encoding TIM barrel protein, whose product MTHPTRRQLFGSTLSAAALSACSMPQRVQAEQPASDLKLCLNTATIRGQKLPLDQQIDVTIKAGYDGIEPWVGDMEAYKKAGGSLGDLAKKCADHNLKVISAIGFAPWIIDDDAKRAAGLEQAKRDMALVKELGGTHLAAPPAGATREPVIDLYVAAERYRALLDIGHDIGVIPEVEVWGFSRNLGKLSEATFVAIEAGHPDACVLPDIFHLYKGGTDASSLSLLGRMAIRSFHFNDYPAMDRAQVTDADRVYPGDGTAPIGQIINILRENRCNCYLSLELFNKALWQQDALTVAKTGLEKLRAVARL is encoded by the coding sequence ATGACCCACCCCACTCGTCGTCAGCTTTTCGGTTCGACTCTCTCCGCCGCGGCGCTGTCGGCTTGTTCGATGCCGCAGCGCGTGCAAGCGGAGCAGCCGGCGTCGGACCTGAAACTATGTCTGAACACAGCGACGATTCGCGGGCAGAAGTTGCCACTCGATCAGCAGATTGATGTGACGATCAAGGCGGGGTACGACGGCATCGAGCCGTGGGTCGGCGACATGGAGGCGTACAAGAAGGCGGGCGGATCGCTGGGCGATCTGGCGAAAAAGTGTGCGGACCACAATTTGAAAGTCATCAGCGCGATCGGCTTCGCGCCGTGGATCATCGACGACGACGCCAAGCGTGCGGCGGGTCTTGAACAGGCCAAGCGCGACATGGCGCTGGTGAAGGAACTGGGCGGCACGCATCTGGCCGCCCCGCCGGCCGGCGCGACCAGGGAGCCGGTCATCGACCTGTACGTCGCAGCGGAGCGATATCGGGCGCTGCTGGACATCGGGCACGACATCGGCGTCATCCCGGAAGTTGAAGTCTGGGGCTTTTCGCGCAACCTCGGCAAGCTCAGCGAGGCGACCTTCGTCGCCATCGAAGCCGGTCATCCCGATGCGTGCGTCCTGCCGGACATCTTTCACTTGTACAAAGGCGGCACGGATGCGTCATCGCTGTCGCTGCTCGGCCGCATGGCGATTCGCTCGTTTCACTTCAACGACTACCCGGCGATGGACCGAGCGCAGGTGACCGACGCCGACCGCGTCTACCCCGGCGACGGCACGGCGCCGATCGGCCAAATCATCAACATCCTCCGTGAAAACCGCTGCAACTGCTATCTGAGTCTCGAGTTGTTCAACAAGGCGCTCTGGCAGCAGGACGCCTTGACGGTGGCGAAGACCGGCCTCGAAAAGCTGCGGGCGGTGGCGCGACTCTGA
- a CDS encoding fucose isomerase produces MPKAAKVAKVKSKQVLLVASGDLRPAANRVCWPAQEAMETQLAAAIKACGYELVRAHPYRASEGHGFIDSQKLGMRIFADIDPDAKLIVAEAVWQYSHHVLSGLISHRGPILTVANWSGQWPGLVGMLNLNGSLTKAGVKYSTLWSENFLQDDRFLKSLDTWLKKGKVSHRITHVAPLAKVKVPAAERKLGEVLASQLQRDKAIMGVFDEGCMGMFNAIIPDHLLHPTGVYKERLSQSALFAATSRVTDAEAKRVFEWLIAKGMKFKFGPNEENDLTEWQVLTQCKMYIAAVRIAHDFGCDTIGIQYQQGLKDCLPASDLVEGMLNNADRPPVTATENKGDTQLYRGNPLPHFNEVDECAGLDGLLTYRVHKAMGQPVENTLHDLRWGDWDASGTTDEYVWVFEISGSAPPAHFIDGWQGASGERQPAMYFRLGGSTLKGISRPGEIVWSRIYVADDALNMDIGRAKVIELPLTETQRRWDATTPQWPIMHAVTYGVSRDQMMAKHQSNHIQVVYAKNDKDADKAMFVKASMAASLGLRVHLCGTNKKGQPWG; encoded by the coding sequence ATGCCCAAGGCGGCGAAGGTCGCGAAGGTCAAGAGCAAGCAAGTGCTGCTGGTGGCGAGCGGCGATTTGAGGCCGGCGGCGAATCGCGTGTGCTGGCCGGCGCAGGAGGCGATGGAGACGCAGCTCGCCGCGGCGATCAAGGCCTGCGGGTACGAACTGGTCCGCGCGCATCCGTACCGCGCTTCCGAGGGCCACGGCTTCATCGACTCGCAGAAACTCGGCATGCGCATCTTCGCCGACATCGACCCCGATGCGAAGCTCATCGTCGCCGAGGCCGTCTGGCAGTATTCGCATCATGTCCTCAGCGGCCTCATCTCGCACCGCGGGCCGATCCTCACCGTCGCCAACTGGTCCGGCCAGTGGCCCGGGCTCGTCGGCATGCTCAATCTCAACGGCTCGCTCACCAAGGCCGGCGTGAAATACTCGACGCTCTGGAGCGAAAACTTCCTGCAGGACGATCGCTTTTTGAAAAGTCTCGACACCTGGCTCAAGAAGGGCAAGGTCAGCCATCGCATCACGCATGTCGCCCCGCTCGCCAAGGTCAAAGTGCCGGCGGCCGAACGCAAACTCGGCGAAGTCCTCGCGTCGCAGCTTCAGCGCGACAAGGCGATCATGGGCGTCTTCGACGAAGGATGCATGGGCATGTTCAACGCCATCATCCCCGATCACCTGCTCCACCCGACCGGCGTCTATAAGGAACGCCTCAGTCAATCGGCGCTCTTCGCGGCGACGAGCCGCGTGACGGATGCGGAAGCGAAGCGCGTTTTCGAATGGCTCATCGCCAAGGGTATGAAGTTCAAGTTCGGGCCCAATGAGGAAAACGATCTGACCGAGTGGCAGGTGCTCACGCAATGCAAGATGTACATCGCCGCCGTGCGCATCGCGCACGACTTCGGTTGCGACACGATCGGCATTCAATACCAGCAGGGTTTGAAAGATTGTCTGCCCGCCAGCGATCTGGTCGAGGGCATGCTCAACAATGCCGACCGCCCGCCCGTGACGGCGACGGAGAACAAGGGTGATACCCAACTCTACCGCGGCAATCCGCTGCCGCACTTCAACGAAGTCGACGAATGCGCCGGCCTCGACGGACTGCTCACGTACCGCGTACACAAGGCGATGGGCCAACCCGTCGAGAACACGCTGCACGATCTGCGCTGGGGCGACTGGGACGCGAGCGGGACGACGGATGAATATGTCTGGGTATTCGAGATTTCGGGCAGCGCCCCGCCGGCACATTTCATCGACGGCTGGCAAGGCGCCAGCGGCGAGCGGCAGCCCGCCATGTACTTCCGGCTGGGCGGTTCAACGCTCAAGGGCATCAGCCGGCCGGGCGAAATTGTATGGAGCCGGATTTATGTGGCCGACGATGCGCTGAACATGGACATCGGCCGCGCGAAGGTGATCGAACTGCCGCTCACGGAGACGCAGCGCCGCTGGGACGCCACGACGCCGCAGTGGCCGATCATGCACGCGGTGACCTACGGCGTGTCGCGCGATCAGATGATGGCCAAACATCAGAGCAACCACATTCAGGTCGTCTACGCCAAGAACGACAAGGACGCGGACAAGGCGATGTTCGTCAAAGCGTCGATGGCGGCGTCGCTGGGCCTGCGCGTCCATCTCTGCGGGACAAATAAAAAGGGCCAGCCGTGGGGCTGA